The proteins below are encoded in one region of Thermosulfurimonas marina:
- a CDS encoding efflux RND transporter periplasmic adaptor subunit: MKNLKGFLALVLLLVIGACGKEAPERKTPGAGRTVKAQTLTLKEERVALYRELPGTVEARERARLSSKVGGFVREVRVAEGDRVRKGEVLLRLDDQEIRERIRALSEAHRALSHELSAVSARLRFAEAEYRRFAKLYKEEAATAEEFEAKKSEYEALSAQKEALAARMKEIEARLNQVRSLLPYTVLRAPFSGRVVRKWVDEGTFVRPGEPLLEVESRKAGKRLVFQVEEEFFERVAPGLEIWATFPAAGRSLKLKVTEVVPAVSPESRTFTVKADLPPDFPLPSGSYAQVFFPIGERKGLFVPRAALVDRGGFRALFVVEKDGRVSLRVVRLGKTFFRHEGKLLPACPGVECEAVVEVLSGVSAGERVVVHPPLGLREGDRIEGA, translated from the coding sequence ATGAAAAACCTTAAAGGGTTCCTGGCCCTGGTATTGCTTTTGGTAATCGGGGCCTGCGGCAAGGAGGCCCCGGAAAGGAAAACCCCGGGAGCCGGCCGCACGGTTAAGGCTCAAACCCTGACCCTCAAAGAAGAAAGGGTAGCCCTTTACCGGGAGCTTCCCGGTACGGTGGAGGCCCGGGAAAGGGCCCGACTTTCCTCCAAGGTAGGGGGATTCGTGCGGGAGGTGCGGGTAGCCGAAGGCGATCGGGTGCGGAAGGGAGAGGTGCTCCTCCGGCTGGACGATCAGGAGATCCGGGAAAGGATCCGGGCCCTCTCTGAGGCCCATCGCGCCCTTTCCCATGAGCTTTCCGCGGTCTCGGCCCGCTTGCGGTTTGCCGAGGCCGAATATCGGCGTTTCGCCAAGCTTTACAAAGAAGAGGCGGCCACCGCCGAAGAGTTTGAGGCCAAAAAGTCGGAGTACGAAGCTCTTTCGGCCCAGAAAGAGGCTCTGGCGGCCCGCATGAAGGAGATCGAGGCCCGTCTCAACCAAGTCCGGAGCCTCCTTCCCTACACGGTCCTCCGGGCCCCCTTTTCGGGAAGGGTGGTCCGCAAGTGGGTGGATGAGGGGACCTTCGTCCGTCCCGGGGAGCCGCTTTTGGAGGTGGAAAGCCGGAAGGCCGGAAAACGCCTGGTCTTTCAGGTGGAGGAGGAATTTTTCGAGCGAGTGGCCCCGGGCCTGGAGATCTGGGCCACCTTCCCCGCCGCAGGCCGCTCCCTGAAGCTCAAAGTGACCGAGGTGGTCCCGGCCGTAAGTCCGGAAAGCCGCACCTTTACGGTCAAGGCCGACCTTCCCCCGGATTTTCCCCTTCCATCCGGAAGCTACGCCCAGGTCTTTTTCCCGATCGGGGAAAGAAAGGGTCTTTTCGTCCCCCGAGCGGCCCTGGTGGATCGCGGAGGTTTTCGGGCCCTTTTTGTGGTGGAAAAGGACGGCCGGGTGAGCCTGCGGGTGGTGCGTCTCGGCAAGACCTTCTTCCGACACGAGGGGAAACTTCTTCCGGCCTGCCCAGGGGTAGAATGCGAGGCCGTGGTGGAGGTCCTTTCCGGGGTCTCCGCCGGGGAGCGGGTGGTGGTCCACCCGCCTCTCGGGCTGCGTGAAGGGGACCGGATAGAGGGGGCTTAG
- a CDS encoding efflux RND transporter permease subunit, whose translation MYEARGFIARIVNYFVDSKLTPLIVMAMLALGVFAVINTPSEEEPQIVVPMIDIFVEMPGATAKEIEQRVINPMEKLLWEIPGVEYVYSTAMNGRALTVVRFYVGEDTEKSLVKTYDKLYQHLDWIPPGCSMPLLKPRSIDDVPIVTLTFWGPGYDAFRLRQIVARVDDEIRNIPGISETFIKGGLRREVRIELEPEKIYALGLDPVEVARIIQGQNQARLVGEYRQGGKAFTVRLDNFFSDLKDLENTVLKTVAGRPVFLKDVARIVDGPEEPEHYVFMVPGPAARKAGVQGEPGRLYPAVTLAVAKRKGWNATRLAEKILAKVDSLKGDLIPRDLHVTVTRNYGETAKDKTDTLLEHLIIATVSVAVLIALFLGVRASLVVLVAVPTVLAITLLVYYLYGYTLNRVTLFALIFCIGILVDDPIVDVENIVRHLHLPENRGKSFRDVIVGAVVEVQAPLILATLTVIAAIAPMGFVRGLMGPYMRPMPVGASVAMLLSLMVAFVITPWTAYHLLPKDIKHETRETLITRAYRWFMGHLIRSILWRWAFLLTVGVLFLLSCALIYFKVVYVKMLPFDNKNEFQIIVNMPEGSSLEETLKATEEMATALMKEPLITDMQLYVGTAAPFNFNGLIRHYYLRQGDHVADIQVNLVNKHHRKLQSHDIAKRVRPLVTEVARRYGARVTVAEVPPGPPVLQSLVAEVYGPDYEAQIELARRIKEIFSRTPGVVDVDWYMTEPQVEWRLKVDRVKAALSGVSPERVREALEIALPGKVLGLFHDPTAREDIYLRVRFPEAERSSLPDLSEIRVKSATGRLVPLSEIASWEKRLLPHPIYHKNLHPVVYVVGDMAGREEAPIYGILKINRELHKLRAPDGSPIQILYTHLPFSARQWAVKWDGEWQVTYEVFRDLGLAFAACLVLIYFLVVAWFKSYTVPLVILAPIPLSLIGILPAHALTGAFFTATSMIGFIAGAGIVVRNSIILADFIELRLAQGWELEEAVIDAGAVRFRPMLLTAAAVVVGSFVILFDPIFNGLALSLMAGEVASTLFSRMVVPVLYYLDHRIKRERRLVL comes from the coding sequence ATGTACGAGGCCCGCGGCTTTATCGCCCGCATCGTCAATTATTTCGTAGATTCCAAGCTCACCCCCCTTATCGTGATGGCCATGCTGGCCCTGGGGGTCTTTGCGGTAATCAATACCCCCAGCGAGGAAGAACCCCAGATCGTGGTCCCCATGATCGACATCTTTGTGGAGATGCCCGGGGCCACGGCCAAGGAGATCGAACAGCGGGTGATCAACCCCATGGAAAAGCTCCTCTGGGAGATCCCGGGGGTGGAATATGTCTACTCCACGGCCATGAACGGCCGGGCCCTTACGGTGGTGCGCTTTTATGTAGGAGAGGACACAGAAAAGAGCCTGGTCAAGACCTACGATAAGCTCTATCAACATCTGGACTGGATTCCCCCGGGCTGTTCCATGCCTCTCCTTAAGCCCCGCTCCATCGACGATGTACCCATCGTGACCCTCACCTTCTGGGGGCCGGGCTACGACGCCTTCCGCCTGCGGCAGATCGTAGCCCGGGTGGACGACGAGATCCGGAACATCCCCGGGATCTCGGAGACCTTTATCAAGGGGGGCCTCCGGCGGGAGGTGCGTATAGAGCTTGAGCCCGAAAAAATTTACGCCCTGGGCCTGGATCCGGTGGAAGTGGCCCGGATCATTCAGGGGCAGAATCAGGCCCGTCTGGTGGGCGAGTACCGCCAGGGAGGAAAGGCCTTCACCGTCCGTCTGGACAACTTTTTCTCCGACCTCAAGGATCTGGAAAACACGGTCCTCAAGACCGTGGCGGGTCGGCCGGTCTTTCTCAAGGATGTGGCCCGGATCGTGGACGGGCCGGAGGAGCCAGAACACTACGTCTTCATGGTCCCCGGCCCGGCGGCCCGCAAGGCCGGAGTCCAGGGAGAGCCGGGCAGGCTCTATCCTGCGGTGACCCTGGCTGTCGCCAAGCGCAAGGGCTGGAACGCCACCCGCCTGGCGGAAAAGATCCTGGCCAAGGTGGATTCCCTCAAGGGGGACCTCATCCCCCGGGACCTCCACGTGACCGTCACCCGCAACTACGGGGAAACGGCCAAGGACAAAACCGACACCCTGCTGGAGCACCTGATCATCGCCACGGTCTCCGTGGCCGTCCTCATCGCCCTTTTTCTGGGGGTGCGGGCCAGTTTGGTGGTCCTGGTGGCCGTGCCCACGGTGCTGGCCATCACCCTCCTGGTCTATTATCTCTACGGCTATACCCTGAACCGGGTGACCCTTTTCGCCCTCATCTTCTGCATCGGTATCCTGGTAGACGACCCCATTGTGGACGTGGAAAACATCGTCCGCCACCTCCACCTTCCGGAAAATCGGGGCAAATCCTTCCGGGACGTGATCGTAGGGGCGGTGGTGGAGGTCCAGGCCCCCCTGATCCTGGCCACCCTCACGGTGATCGCGGCCATCGCCCCCATGGGCTTCGTCCGGGGGCTCATGGGGCCTTACATGCGACCCATGCCCGTGGGGGCCTCGGTGGCCATGCTCCTTTCCCTCATGGTGGCCTTCGTCATCACCCCCTGGACGGCCTACCACCTCCTTCCCAAGGACATCAAGCACGAGACCCGGGAGACCCTAATCACCCGGGCCTATCGCTGGTTTATGGGGCACCTCATCCGGAGTATCCTCTGGCGCTGGGCCTTTCTTCTGACCGTAGGGGTCCTCTTTCTCCTTTCCTGCGCGCTCATCTACTTCAAGGTGGTCTACGTGAAGATGCTCCCCTTTGACAACAAAAACGAATTCCAGATCATCGTGAACATGCCCGAGGGGAGCTCCCTGGAGGAGACCCTCAAGGCCACGGAGGAGATGGCCACGGCCCTCATGAAAGAGCCCCTTATCACCGACATGCAGCTTTACGTGGGGACCGCGGCCCCTTTCAACTTTAACGGCCTCATCCGTCACTACTACCTGCGGCAGGGCGACCACGTGGCCGACATCCAGGTCAACCTGGTCAACAAGCACCACCGCAAGCTCCAGAGTCACGACATCGCCAAGCGGGTGCGGCCTCTGGTGACCGAGGTGGCCCGGCGCTACGGGGCCCGGGTCACCGTGGCCGAGGTGCCCCCGGGGCCCCCGGTCCTCCAGTCGCTGGTGGCCGAAGTCTACGGGCCGGACTATGAGGCCCAGATCGAGCTGGCCCGCAGGATCAAGGAGATCTTCTCCCGCACCCCGGGAGTGGTGGATGTGGACTGGTACATGACCGAGCCTCAGGTGGAGTGGCGCCTTAAGGTAGACCGGGTCAAGGCCGCCCTTTCCGGGGTAAGTCCGGAGCGGGTGCGCGAGGCCCTGGAGATCGCCCTTCCCGGAAAGGTCCTGGGGCTCTTCCACGATCCCACGGCCCGGGAGGACATTTACCTCCGGGTGCGCTTTCCGGAGGCCGAGCGCTCTTCTCTTCCGGACCTTTCGGAGATCCGGGTAAAGAGTGCCACCGGGAGGTTGGTGCCCCTTTCCGAGATCGCCTCCTGGGAAAAGCGCCTGCTCCCCCACCCCATCTACCACAAGAATCTCCACCCCGTGGTCTACGTAGTGGGAGACATGGCCGGTCGGGAAGAGGCCCCCATTTACGGAATCCTCAAAATCAATAGGGAATTGCACAAATTGCGGGCCCCGGACGGAAGCCCCATCCAGATCCTTTATACCCATCTACCCTTTTCGGCCCGGCAGTGGGCCGTGAAGTGGGATGGGGAGTGGCAGGTGACCTACGAGGTCTTTCGGGATCTGGGGCTGGCCTTTGCCGCCTGCCTGGTCCTGATCTATTTCCTGGTGGTGGCCTGGTTCAAGTCCTACACCGTGCCCCTGGTGATCCTGGCCCCCATTCCCCTTTCCCTGATCGGCATCCTCCCGGCCCATGCCCTCACCGGGGCCTTTTTCACCGCCACCTCCATGATCGGGTTCATTGCCGGGGCGGGAATCGTGGTGCGCAACTCCATCATCCTGGCGGACTTCATCGAGCTCCGCCTGGCCCAGGGCTGGGAACTGGAGGAGGCGGTGATTGACGCCGGGGCGGTACGCTTTCGGCCCATGCTCCTTACGGCCGCAGCCGTGGTGGTGGGCAGCTTCGTCATCCTCTTTGATCCCATCTTTAACGGCCTGGCCCTTTCGCTCATGGCCGGAGAGGTGGCCTCCACCCTCTTTTCCCGTATGGTGGTCCCGGTGCTCTATTACCTGGACCACCGCATCAA